GCCAAGCTTGGTGGTGTTCTGGCGCAGGGCTTTGCTGGTATTTTCGATTTCGCCGATCAGGTCGGTAAGCACTTTTTCGGCGATGGATGGATTGCCAAGCAAGCTGGTCATGACGATCTTTTGCCGGTCCAGCTCTTGCAGCAAGTCCGCCTTCAATTCGGCACGATCAATGACATCGAGAATCTGGAACAGGGAGAGCAGCGCGCAGTGATGGTGATACTCATGCCCGGCCGCCATATTGTGCAGCACTTTAGTGAACAGATCCTCCAGGCGCAGCAGCGTCCGGATACGTTCATTAAATGGGTAATCGTAACTGGGCACGGGCTTTTTTGGCTGAGCGCTTAGCGTTTTTAAAGTTACGGTGGATTATGAAATCTAATTGCTAACTATGCAAGGATTAATGTATTTTTGGTGAAAAGCGATGACATTTTTTTGTAATTCATCCAGGCTGCCGTTGTTGCTGATGATGTCATTTGCCAATTGCCGACGGGTTTCGCGGGATAGCTGGGCTGCCATGATGTTTTTCACTTCGATTTCCGACATTCGGCTGCGCTGCATGGTGCGGGCAATCTGTATGGATTCCTCACAATCAATCAGCAGGCTGCGATCTATCAATCGCTGGTAGCGTTCGCTTTCAAACAGCAGAGGCACCACGATGATGCTGTATGGCGCGGTGTTGCGAACCTTCTGCAGCTGGCGTTGCGCTTCTTCATAAATAGCCGGGTGCAAA
Above is a window of Methylovorus glucosotrophus DNA encoding:
- the coaE gene encoding dephospho-CoA kinase (Dephospho-CoA kinase (CoaE) performs the final step in coenzyme A biosynthesis.); the protein is MIVGLTGGIGSGKSAAAAQFAALGTPVIDVDVISHQLTAAGQPAVLAIAKELGNDMLNADGSLNRAAVRSKVFEDAATRQQLEGILHPAIYEEAQRQLQKVRNTAPYSIIVVPLLFESERYQRLIDRSLLIDCEESIQIARTMQRSRMSEIEVKNIMAAQLSRETRRQLANDIISNNGSLDELQKNVIAFHQKYINPCIVSN